A window of Nitrospiraceae bacterium contains these coding sequences:
- the rapZ gene encoding RNase adapter RapZ, whose protein sequence is MAGLKLVVVSGLSGSGKSHALNCFEDAGYFCIDNLPPALLPTFVDLCNQQGGEIKNVGLGIDVRERVFFADLIGILERIKSLGHSVELLFFEAREEVLVRRFSESRRPHPLLPHLPVLEGVRFEKERLQEMRRHADRIIDTSDLTVHDLRELLVRQFRDDSVPRPLTISLLTFGFKFGVPYDVDLLFDVRFLRNPFFVQDLKPLTGEDPRVRSFVLGNPDAIAFIEKLDNLFQFLIPLFEREHRSYLNVGIGCTGGRHRSVAIALRLQESFAARGYQVSVIHRDLHKS, encoded by the coding sequence ATGGCAGGCCTCAAACTCGTCGTTGTCAGTGGTCTCTCAGGGTCTGGAAAGTCCCACGCCCTCAACTGCTTTGAGGACGCGGGATATTTCTGCATTGATAACCTGCCCCCAGCTTTGCTCCCGACGTTTGTGGATCTCTGCAACCAGCAAGGTGGTGAAATCAAAAATGTGGGTCTTGGAATTGACGTGCGTGAACGGGTGTTCTTTGCCGATCTGATCGGCATATTAGAGCGAATAAAGTCCCTCGGTCACTCAGTTGAGTTGTTGTTTTTTGAAGCCCGAGAGGAGGTGCTGGTACGTCGCTTTTCCGAATCTCGCCGCCCTCATCCGCTCTTGCCTCACCTCCCAGTATTAGAAGGCGTACGGTTTGAAAAAGAGCGTCTTCAGGAAATGCGCCGTCACGCTGATCGAATTATTGATACGTCGGATCTAACGGTGCACGACTTGCGTGAACTTTTGGTAAGACAGTTTCGGGACGATTCAGTCCCGAGGCCCCTGACCATTTCCTTGCTCACATTTGGGTTTAAGTTTGGTGTGCCGTACGATGTGGACCTTCTCTTCGACGTTCGTTTTCTTCGCAATCCATTCTTCGTGCAGGATCTGAAGCCCCTGACAGGGGAGGATCCGAGAGTACGGAGTTTTGTGCTCGGCAATCCTGATGCGATCGCCTTTATCGAGAAATTGGATAACTTATTTCAGTTCTTGATTCCGCTCTTTGAACGTGAACATCGCAGCTATCTGAACGTTGGCATCGGCTGTACTGGCGGGCGACATCGATCGGTTGCCATCGCCCTGCGTCTCCAAGAAAGCTTCGCCGCGAGGGGATACCAGGTCAGCGTGATCCATCGCGATCTCCACAAATCATAG
- the raiA gene encoding ribosome-associated translation inhibitor RaiA, whose translation MQITGRQLVITPAIRRHVESRLARLDRYDVRIAHIAVILGVNKLQHTAEVVCTLQGKRVQAKVSTQEMYASIDQAVTRLEAQIRKRKERLVDHKGLKKRVYSISGHSVPESIDGIDVISLSTSMLSFDEAKRRLESTPGSLVVFRNSISGKLQILKRLVNGRMALIDPSQ comes from the coding sequence ATGCAAATCACCGGCAGACAGCTGGTCATCACACCGGCTATACGACGGCATGTCGAATCCAGGTTGGCTCGACTAGATCGATACGACGTGCGGATCGCACACATTGCCGTGATTCTCGGGGTCAACAAGCTCCAGCATACGGCGGAAGTCGTCTGTACGCTCCAGGGGAAGCGGGTGCAGGCAAAAGTGTCAACCCAGGAAATGTATGCCTCTATTGATCAGGCTGTCACTCGACTTGAGGCACAAATCCGAAAGCGCAAGGAACGTCTCGTCGATCACAAAGGCCTGAAGAAGCGGGTGTATTCGATAAGCGGGCACAGCGTACCGGAGAGTATTGACGGCATTGATGTGATAAGTCTCTCAACCTCGATGCTTTCATTCGACGAAGCGAAAAGGCGGCTGGAATCCACTCCTGGCTCTCTCGTGGTGTTTAGAAATTCGATATCCGGGAAGCTGCAAATCCTAAAGCGTCTTGTGAATGGACGCATGGCATTGATTGATCCCTCACAGTGA
- the rpoN gene encoding RNA polymerase factor sigma-54, whose protein sequence is MKLRLDLRLSQKLIMTPQLQQAIKLLQLSRLELQQSLSQHMMENPLLEEAPAETQEGEAENVDDQKEENTASAGQEQSNEEQSTPEERDTADEVSASGWEEYYGTDRRMGGGEYASSSQEEFPSYEQTLAKPTSLEDHLVWQLSLSGLSDREKAIGRLLIGNLDDDGYLRTPLAEIVSGTDFSEAEAESVLKDVQSFDPTGVAARDLSECLMLQFGHLGKSPMGSLGARPGALKGSVVEGIVQHHLKDLEKKQYARIAKALDVTVEEVFQATKVIESLEPKPARPFSNTQNYAIVPDVFVVKKEGEWVVLLNDDGLPRMRISQDYRKLMTSNRDGLGETKAYLEERFRAAQWVIRSIEQRNKTIVKVVSSIVKFQEQFFEHGVQYLKPLVLKQVAEDIGMHESTISRVTANKYMHCPQGMLELKFFFNAGLQRADQPMDMLSSVTVREMIRKMVAEEDARRPLKDEEIAARLRDQQILIARRTVAKYRAEENIPSANQRKRFF, encoded by the coding sequence ATGAAACTGAGACTGGACCTTAGACTCAGCCAAAAGCTGATCATGACCCCGCAATTGCAGCAGGCGATCAAGCTGCTGCAGTTGTCTCGCTTAGAACTCCAGCAGAGCCTCTCACAGCATATGATGGAAAATCCTTTGCTCGAAGAAGCGCCGGCTGAAACACAAGAAGGTGAGGCGGAGAACGTTGATGATCAGAAGGAGGAAAATACAGCGTCTGCGGGGCAGGAACAATCGAATGAAGAGCAATCAACCCCCGAGGAACGTGATACGGCTGATGAAGTCTCGGCATCCGGATGGGAGGAGTATTATGGAACCGATCGTCGCATGGGGGGTGGGGAATACGCTTCGTCGTCGCAGGAGGAGTTTCCCTCTTATGAGCAGACGCTAGCCAAACCTACCTCGTTGGAAGATCATTTAGTCTGGCAACTGTCTCTTTCTGGACTGTCCGATCGTGAGAAAGCTATCGGCCGATTGCTCATCGGGAACCTCGATGACGACGGGTATCTCCGCACGCCATTGGCCGAGATCGTCAGCGGGACCGATTTTAGTGAAGCGGAGGCAGAATCAGTTCTCAAGGATGTGCAGAGCTTCGATCCGACCGGGGTGGCTGCGAGGGATTTGTCTGAATGTTTGATGCTGCAGTTCGGCCATTTGGGCAAGAGTCCCATGGGGTCGCTCGGTGCCCGTCCCGGAGCACTGAAGGGGTCGGTTGTCGAAGGTATCGTGCAACACCATCTAAAGGATTTGGAGAAAAAACAATACGCCCGCATCGCGAAAGCGTTAGATGTGACGGTTGAGGAGGTGTTTCAGGCGACCAAGGTTATCGAATCACTTGAACCGAAGCCCGCTCGACCGTTCTCCAACACCCAGAATTATGCCATCGTGCCTGACGTGTTTGTGGTGAAGAAGGAAGGGGAATGGGTGGTCTTGCTGAACGATGACGGTCTGCCGCGCATGCGGATCAGCCAGGATTATAGAAAACTCATGACGTCGAATCGCGACGGATTGGGTGAGACAAAAGCCTATCTTGAGGAAAGATTTCGGGCGGCTCAATGGGTCATACGGAGTATCGAGCAACGAAACAAGACGATCGTGAAGGTGGTATCGAGTATCGTCAAGTTTCAGGAGCAGTTTTTTGAGCACGGGGTACAATACCTCAAGCCACTTGTTCTGAAGCAGGTTGCTGAAGACATCGGCATGCACGAGTCGACGATCAGCCGGGTCACGGCCAATAAATACATGCATTGCCCGCAAGGTATGCTCGAACTAAAATTCTTTTTTAACGCGGGACTTCAGCGGGCTGATCAGCCCATGGATATGTTGTCTTCAGTTACGGTTCGAGAGATGATTCGGAAAATGGTGGCCGAAGAGGACGCGCGGCGGCCATTGAAGGATGAAGAGATTGCTGCGCGGTTGCGCGATCAGCAAATTCTGATCGCGCGACGGACTGTGGCTAAATATCGCGCTGAAGAGAACATTCCCTCTGCGAACCAACGTAAACGGTTCTTTTGA
- the lptB gene encoding LPS export ABC transporter ATP-binding protein: MREVVEPNASPSLGGREFPEIACLSARGLVKGFRGRKVVKGVFVEVRSGEVVGLLGPNGAGKTTIFDIMVGLCQPDEGQITLNGDIITDLPMYKRARKGIGYLPQESSVFRRLSVENNILAILEMLDYSQTERAERVDALLKELDLSHIRTSMAYALSGGERRRLEITRALATNPSFMLLDEPFAGIDPIAVADIQQIVIRLKDKGIGILITDHNVQETLSITDRAYIINEGLILESGPPDVIVKSETARAVYLGERFKL; the protein is encoded by the coding sequence GTGAGAGAGGTCGTAGAACCCAATGCCTCGCCCAGTCTCGGTGGGAGAGAATTTCCCGAGATTGCCTGTTTGAGCGCAAGAGGACTGGTCAAGGGGTTTCGCGGCCGAAAAGTCGTGAAAGGAGTCTTCGTTGAAGTCAGATCCGGAGAAGTAGTCGGGCTCTTGGGACCGAACGGGGCAGGTAAGACGACTATTTTCGATATAATGGTGGGACTCTGCCAGCCGGACGAAGGACAGATCACTCTCAATGGGGATATCATCACCGATTTGCCGATGTATAAGCGAGCGCGCAAGGGCATCGGGTACTTACCTCAAGAGTCCTCGGTGTTCCGCCGCCTGTCCGTAGAGAACAATATTCTCGCAATTCTAGAAATGCTGGATTACTCTCAGACCGAACGGGCCGAACGCGTTGATGCACTACTGAAAGAGCTCGACTTGAGTCATATTCGGACGAGTATGGCCTATGCGTTATCTGGTGGTGAACGGAGACGGTTGGAGATCACACGTGCGCTGGCGACAAACCCCTCTTTTATGCTCTTGGATGAACCATTCGCAGGGATCGATCCGATCGCCGTTGCTGACATTCAACAAATCGTCATTCGACTGAAAGACAAAGGCATCGGAATCCTTATAACCGACCATAACGTGCAAGAAACTCTGTCGATTACCGACCGGGCGTATATTATCAACGAAGGCCTGATCCTGGAATCCGGGCCTCCTGATGTGATTGTAAAAAGTGAAACCGCGCGAGCAGTATATTTAGGAGAACGGTTCAAGCTCTAG
- a CDS encoding LptA/OstA family protein: MWIWFLLLNILTVGVPSHGRSEEASPPKGAADQTVSTTITAKKMTVKNHDNQAVFEGTVVLTRGALVVYSDRMVVLFKPQEAGGEDDRHSRDSTKSTTASKGSDVMPTVSNRTLNRIEATGRVKIEKESGTATCEKAVYYQNEEKIVLTGNPVAWDKGTRVSGKQITMFLAEDRSVVEGGSHVRIEPEGGGTK, translated from the coding sequence ATGTGGATTTGGTTCCTGCTTCTTAACATTCTGACAGTCGGTGTTCCCTCACACGGTCGATCAGAAGAGGCCAGCCCTCCAAAGGGAGCGGCCGATCAGACGGTCAGTACCACCATTACCGCCAAGAAAATGACCGTCAAGAATCACGATAACCAAGCCGTCTTTGAGGGAACGGTCGTGCTCACGCGAGGGGCACTGGTTGTGTATTCCGATCGGATGGTTGTTTTGTTTAAACCGCAAGAGGCTGGCGGGGAAGATGATCGCCATTCGCGTGATTCGACAAAGAGCACGACTGCCTCAAAGGGGTCGGATGTGATGCCGACCGTCTCAAACCGTACGTTGAACCGCATCGAGGCGACGGGGAGAGTTAAGATTGAAAAAGAATCCGGGACTGCGACCTGTGAGAAGGCCGTGTACTATCAGAACGAAGAAAAAATCGTACTGACGGGAAATCCTGTGGCATGGGACAAAGGTACCAGGGTGAGCGGGAAGCAGATCACGATGTTTCTGGCGGAAGATCGAAGTGTCGTGGAGGGCGGTTCCCACGTTCGCATCGAACCGGAAGGAGGGGGCACTAAGTGA
- the lptC gene encoding LPS export ABC transporter periplasmic protein LptC, translating into MAHAIIVPGIVERGIPRTVWRHWAQRSLFAISVILACFLAYLLLTNSTSVPTPTTTAPGSIDQADATISNFTFTQTKGATVQWQVQAQQARLFEQDKRALLQTVAVTLFGQQGKELTVTGEEGTLDTATKNFILANRTAPLVVETTSGYIIYTNHLAWTDQTREIRTQDPVRIVGHGLEVRGRGLLGHLDTEEFEVLEDVHVDLVPAS; encoded by the coding sequence ATGGCACATGCTATTATCGTGCCAGGCATTGTTGAACGAGGAATACCACGTACCGTGTGGCGACACTGGGCCCAACGAAGTTTATTTGCCATCAGCGTAATTCTGGCTTGCTTTCTCGCCTATCTACTCCTGACGAATTCCACATCAGTTCCCACACCAACCACGACGGCGCCTGGCTCGATCGATCAAGCTGATGCCACAATCTCGAATTTTACGTTTACTCAGACGAAGGGTGCGACTGTTCAATGGCAAGTTCAAGCGCAACAAGCGCGGCTTTTTGAACAGGACAAGCGCGCCCTGCTTCAGACTGTGGCCGTGACCTTGTTTGGTCAGCAGGGGAAGGAGCTGACCGTGACGGGCGAGGAAGGGACACTGGATACCGCCACGAAGAACTTTATACTCGCGAATCGAACTGCCCCGCTCGTCGTGGAGACGACGAGTGGGTATATCATATACACGAATCACCTCGCATGGACCGATCAAACGCGAGAGATCAGAACGCAGGATCCCGTGCGCATTGTCGGTCATGGATTGGAAGTCAGGGGGCGTGGCCTCCTGGGACATCTGGACACGGAAGAGTTTGAAGTACTTGAGGACGTCCATGTGGATTTGGTTCCTGCTTCTTAA
- the rplQ gene encoding 50S ribosomal protein L17 — MRHRKKGRQLGRQTKHRWALFRSLVTSLLEHERIETTQAKAKEIRGFTDRMISLGKQGTLPARRRALSFLRSKEVVAKLFSDVAARFKNRPGGYTRTVKTRQRMGDAAELVAIELVARPETTSNRKQTAAAQSPSSEKAG, encoded by the coding sequence GTGCGTCACCGAAAGAAGGGTAGACAGCTAGGGCGGCAGACCAAACATCGATGGGCTTTATTCAGAAGCTTGGTTACCTCCCTCCTTGAACATGAACGCATCGAAACGACCCAGGCGAAGGCTAAAGAAATTCGAGGCTTTACCGATCGGATGATTTCCTTGGGGAAGCAGGGCACTTTACCGGCCAGACGTCGAGCCTTGAGTTTCCTCCGGAGTAAGGAAGTCGTCGCAAAACTGTTCAGTGATGTGGCGGCACGCTTCAAGAATCGTCCCGGCGGGTATACCAGGACGGTGAAAACTCGCCAACGCATGGGAGATGCGGCTGAATTGGTTGCGATCGAACTCGTAGCGAGACCTGAGACGACGTCGAACAGAAAGCAGACTGCAGCTGCTCAGTCCCCCTCAAGCGAGAAAGCCGGCTAG
- a CDS encoding DNA-directed RNA polymerase subunit alpha has translation MIKAMKDFQIPMRVEVDKDTLSPTFGRFTTEAFERGFGTTVGNALRRVLLSSLTGAAVTTVKIEGVLHEFSTIPGVTEDVTSIILNVKGLRLALHTDKPKTIRLKKKGPGEAKGSDIIHDADLTILTPNLHIATLDKDATLDIEMTVKHGRGYAPAERNKEEGLPIGVIAIDSIFSPIKRVNFHVENARVGRMTDYDKLMLEIWTDGTIAPRDALSTAASILRDHVDIFINPEERVEGRAEAGADESQREVNKHLFRSVNELELSVRAANCLKNANIKTIADLVQKTEGEMLKTKNFGKKSLNEIKEILSEMGLTLGAKLEGSTPKNGNP, from the coding sequence ATGATCAAAGCAATGAAAGACTTTCAGATCCCGATGCGGGTGGAAGTCGACAAGGACACACTTTCTCCGACGTTCGGTCGATTTACCACCGAAGCGTTTGAACGGGGATTCGGCACGACAGTCGGCAATGCATTGCGGCGCGTGCTGTTGTCCTCCTTGACCGGCGCGGCGGTAACGACGGTTAAAATCGAAGGGGTACTGCACGAATTTTCCACGATCCCCGGCGTGACGGAAGATGTCACGTCGATCATCTTGAACGTCAAAGGCTTACGGCTGGCATTGCACACGGATAAACCCAAAACGATCCGGTTGAAGAAGAAGGGACCGGGTGAAGCCAAAGGTTCGGACATTATCCATGATGCGGACCTTACGATCCTGACGCCCAATCTACATATCGCCACGCTAGACAAGGATGCCACGTTGGACATTGAGATGACCGTGAAGCACGGACGCGGATATGCTCCAGCTGAACGTAATAAGGAGGAAGGTCTCCCCATCGGGGTCATCGCGATCGACTCCATTTTCTCGCCAATTAAGCGGGTCAATTTTCACGTGGAGAATGCCCGTGTCGGGCGCATGACTGATTACGACAAGTTGATGTTGGAAATTTGGACGGATGGGACGATCGCCCCGCGCGATGCGCTGTCGACCGCCGCGAGCATTCTCCGCGACCACGTGGATATCTTTATCAATCCTGAAGAGCGTGTCGAAGGGCGGGCCGAGGCGGGGGCTGATGAGTCTCAGCGTGAGGTCAATAAGCATCTGTTCCGGAGTGTGAACGAACTGGAATTGTCAGTACGCGCGGCAAATTGCTTGAAGAACGCGAATATCAAGACGATTGCGGATTTGGTGCAGAAGACCGAAGGCGAGATGTTGAAGACCAAGAATTTCGGGAAAAAATCCTTGAATGAGATCAAGGAGATTTTGTCGGAGATGGGTTTGACCCTCGGAGCGAAACTGGAGGGCTCCACTCCGAAAAATGGCAATCCATAG
- the rpsD gene encoding 30S ribosomal protein S4, whose translation MAKYRGPVCRLCRREGEKLFLKGSRCMTEKCAIERRSYPPGQHGQARQRISDYSTQLREKQKLRRIYGLQERQFRGIFERAERQSGVTGEALLQLLECRLDNVAYRLGFGASRKEARQLVGHGHVTVNGRKLNVPGALVKAGDVVEVRERSRTLVPIQAALEAVDGRGIPEWLELDKATFKGTVKALPTKSQIVLPVNEQLVVELYSR comes from the coding sequence GTGGCAAAGTATCGTGGTCCTGTCTGTCGACTCTGTCGGCGAGAAGGTGAAAAGCTGTTCTTGAAGGGCTCGCGCTGCATGACGGAGAAATGCGCGATTGAGCGTCGGAGTTATCCTCCGGGGCAACATGGCCAAGCTCGTCAGCGGATTTCCGACTATAGCACCCAGTTGCGCGAAAAACAGAAGCTACGGCGCATATATGGTCTTCAGGAACGGCAGTTCCGCGGTATCTTCGAGCGTGCGGAGCGACAATCCGGTGTTACTGGTGAGGCGCTGCTTCAACTCCTCGAATGCCGGCTCGATAACGTTGCGTACCGATTGGGATTTGGGGCCTCGCGTAAGGAAGCCCGCCAACTGGTCGGTCATGGGCACGTGACGGTGAATGGCCGCAAGCTGAATGTTCCGGGAGCGCTGGTGAAGGCCGGCGACGTTGTCGAAGTGCGGGAACGAAGTCGGACGTTGGTTCCGATCCAGGCTGCGCTTGAGGCGGTGGATGGACGCGGGATTCCCGAATGGCTGGAGTTGGACAAGGCGACCTTTAAGGGGACCGTGAAGGCGCTCCCCACAAAGAGTCAGATTGTTCTTCCGGTCAACGAGCAATTGGTCGTGGAATTATATTCGAGATAG
- the rpsK gene encoding 30S ribosomal protein S11, with product MSVKKGKRKERRIVQNGVAHVQASFNNTIVTITDMSGNTVVWASAGNQGFKGSRKSTPFAAQRAGEAAARKAMESGMRQIDVYVNGPGAGRESAIRSLQAAGLRINLIRDVTPIPHNGCRPPKRRRV from the coding sequence ATGAGCGTCAAAAAGGGGAAGCGGAAAGAGCGCCGTATCGTACAGAATGGGGTCGCTCACGTGCAAGCGTCCTTCAACAATACCATTGTGACGATCACCGACATGAGCGGCAATACAGTGGTCTGGGCGAGTGCGGGAAATCAGGGGTTTAAAGGGTCCCGCAAAAGCACACCCTTTGCGGCGCAGCGAGCGGGCGAAGCGGCAGCCCGTAAAGCAATGGAAAGTGGTATGCGCCAGATCGATGTCTACGTGAATGGACCGGGAGCTGGGCGTGAATCAGCGATCCGATCTTTGCAGGCAGCGGGATTACGGATTAATTTGATTCGCGATGTGACACCGATTCCGCACAACGGATGCCGTCCGCCCAAGCGCAGAAGAGTGTGA
- the rpsM gene encoding 30S ribosomal protein S13, which yields MARIAGVDLPREKRIDIGLTYIFGIGRASAVQILTKAGVDGAIRVKDLSEDKIVKLREIIEQDYQVEGDLRKTFSMNIKRLIDTGTYRGLRHRKGLPVRGQRSKTNARTRKGKRAGVGSKPRPATKPTPTA from the coding sequence ATGGCACGTATCGCCGGAGTGGATTTGCCGAGAGAGAAGCGAATCGATATAGGTCTGACCTATATCTTTGGAATCGGACGGGCATCGGCGGTGCAGATTCTGACGAAGGCCGGTGTGGACGGTGCGATCCGGGTCAAGGACCTGAGCGAAGACAAGATTGTGAAGCTCCGTGAAATCATCGAGCAAGATTATCAGGTTGAAGGCGATCTTCGGAAGACGTTTTCTATGAATATCAAGCGTTTGATCGACACTGGAACGTACCGTGGCCTGCGCCACCGCAAGGGGCTTCCGGTCCGCGGACAGCGGTCAAAAACCAATGCGCGTACAAGAAAAGGCAAGCGAGCAGGGGTAGGGAGCAAACCAAGGCCGGCAACAAAACCAACACCGACAGCCTGA
- the rpmJ gene encoding 50S ribosomal protein L36 codes for MKVKSSVKPICAKCKVVRRRGVVRILCENPRHKQRQG; via the coding sequence ATGAAAGTCAAATCGTCGGTTAAGCCGATTTGTGCCAAGTGTAAAGTGGTGAGGCGGCGAGGCGTTGTCCGAATCCTCTGCGAAAATCCTCGGCACAAGCAGAGGCAAGGGTGA
- the infA gene encoding translation initiation factor IF-1, producing MIEIQGTVAETLPNAMFRVQLDNGHKILAHISGKMRMHFIRILPGDKVTVEMSPYDLTRGRITYRFK from the coding sequence ATGATTGAAATACAGGGCACGGTCGCCGAAACGTTACCGAACGCGATGTTTCGCGTCCAGCTCGATAATGGCCACAAAATTCTCGCACATATCTCGGGGAAAATGCGGATGCATTTTATTCGCATCCTGCCTGGAGACAAGGTCACTGTTGAGATGTCGCCCTACGATCTGACGAGGGGGCGTATCACGTATCGCTTTAAGTAG
- the map gene encoding type I methionyl aminopeptidase: MIILKTPDEIEVMAKASRVVAETLEVLKKVVRVGLTTDELDALAETEILARNAKPAFKGYRNYPKTLCASVNEQVVHGIPSKRKLKEGDIIGLDLGAIVDGFYGDSAVTVMIGEVGEKAAKLVQVTEEALMLGIEQATVGRRLSDISHAIQRHVEAAGYSVVAEFVGHGIGRQLHEEPQVPNYGRPGQGPRLQAGMVLAIEPMVNMGGSAVRVLDDRWTAVTADGSLSAHFEHTIAVQSSGPARILSQL; the protein is encoded by the coding sequence ATGATCATCCTCAAGACGCCTGACGAAATTGAGGTCATGGCCAAGGCGTCGAGAGTAGTAGCAGAAACGTTAGAGGTGCTCAAGAAGGTTGTGCGGGTCGGGCTGACTACCGATGAGCTTGATGCTCTGGCGGAGACGGAGATTTTGGCTCGCAACGCCAAGCCGGCGTTTAAGGGGTATCGGAATTATCCAAAAACGCTGTGTGCATCGGTGAACGAGCAGGTGGTTCACGGGATACCCTCCAAACGGAAACTGAAGGAGGGGGACATAATCGGGCTCGATCTGGGGGCAATCGTCGATGGATTCTACGGCGACTCGGCAGTGACGGTGATGATCGGTGAGGTTGGCGAGAAGGCTGCCAAGTTAGTCCAGGTGACGGAAGAAGCCTTGATGCTCGGCATTGAACAGGCGACGGTAGGCCGCCGCTTGTCGGACATCTCGCATGCGATTCAACGCCATGTGGAGGCCGCAGGATATTCTGTTGTGGCAGAGTTTGTCGGCCACGGGATCGGCCGCCAATTGCATGAGGAGCCGCAAGTGCCGAACTATGGCAGGCCTGGACAGGGACCAAGACTACAAGCGGGGATGGTTCTTGCGATTGAGCCGATGGTGAACATGGGTGGAAGTGCGGTCCGAGTGTTGGATGATCGGTGGACGGCAGTGACGGCAGACGGAAGTCTCTCGGCTCATTTTGAACATACGATTGCGGTTCAATCGAGCGGGCCAGCCAGAATTCTGAGCCAGTTGTAA
- a CDS encoding adenylate kinase, with amino-acid sequence MRVVFLGAPGVGKGTQADRVVEAFKIAKISTGDLLRGAVRNQTKLGLEAKEYMDQGKLVPDSVVIGLVREKLNEAGCASGFVLDGFPRTTPQADELGQALGEKRMPLDRVVNFEVPREAIVRRLSGRRSCPKCQATFHVDFSPPKQDGVCDRCGELLVQRSDDRREAIETRLKVYEEQTALLIRYYEDKRLLTHLDASEAVDAVFAKLMKVLEPYRAT; translated from the coding sequence ATGCGAGTGGTGTTTCTCGGCGCACCGGGAGTGGGGAAAGGCACGCAGGCTGATCGAGTAGTCGAGGCGTTCAAGATTGCAAAAATTTCGACCGGCGATCTGCTGCGAGGAGCCGTTAGAAACCAGACGAAGCTTGGGCTCGAAGCCAAGGAATACATGGATCAGGGAAAGCTGGTCCCTGATTCGGTCGTGATCGGGTTAGTGCGGGAAAAGCTGAACGAAGCTGGTTGTGCTAGTGGGTTTGTTTTGGATGGTTTTCCGAGAACCACGCCGCAAGCGGATGAACTGGGGCAGGCATTAGGGGAAAAACGGATGCCCCTCGATCGCGTGGTGAACTTTGAGGTTCCTCGGGAGGCGATCGTCAGACGACTGAGCGGCCGGCGAAGTTGTCCGAAGTGTCAAGCGACGTTCCATGTTGATTTCTCGCCGCCCAAGCAAGATGGGGTGTGCGACCGCTGTGGCGAGTTGCTCGTTCAACGGAGTGATGATCGGCGAGAAGCGATTGAAACGCGGCTCAAGGTGTACGAGGAGCAAACGGCGCTGCTCATTCGATACTATGAAGACAAGCGGCTCCTTACTCACTTGGATGCATCTGAGGCCGTCGATGCGGTGTTTGCAAAGTTGATGAAGGTGCTCGAGCCGTACAGGGCAACATGA